TTGTGCACTGCTGCTGTAAGACCTACAGCAGAAGCTCCTTTTCCAGTTGTGTAAACTGCCCTTTGACCCGTCTTTTCAACATATCTTCGAAACAAAATTCACAAGAAAATTAAAACCGAATTTGCTTCTTATATGATTAAACGAGTAAAAAAATCAGCCGAAACTTACTTCAAAAACTGAGATTTTGCAGTTCCGGGATCACCCAACAGCAGCACGTTTATGTCTCCTCGCAACCTATGTTTCCCGTTCACATTTTTCTCTTGACCTCCGAACATCGCAAGCGCGATTGCGGTCTTTATATCTTCGTGACCATAGATTGATGGAGCAATTGACTTGACAATCTGATCATTTTCACACATAATCCATATGAGATGCTATGTAACAGACATAAATTCATCAAGGGGTGATCAGAAAACAGAAATAACCAAACCGTAACCGAAATAACCAAAATAACTGAACCGAAACAAAAACTGACGGTTCGAGTTTCAGATTAATAATAACCAAAAATTTTGGTTTGATTTTCAAtaaccattttcaataacagaaaaaaaaacaaaccgaACCAATAAGTTACAATAATAGGCCCAGTTCATAtattttatgtttaagtttaaatGTTCAAGTGTTTAACTCATGCCAAtagaaattattattttattcttgaatgttaagtatttataataaaagcattaacatgtttatttataattgaaaTGATTTATCTATTGCCtacaaaataacaaaatttaagatAAACATTAAATTGATCTTCAAAGTATTACAAAAGAAAATGTCTTAATAAATTTTTTGAAGAAACATAAAGAAAGTTAGGTTATGTCAACAATGTtaattaaaaatgttaaatttaataactttgttaattaaaaatgttaaatttaataacttaaatgtaaacatctaAGTAAGAATCTTAAATTTTGgattatactttttattattgaattttaaataattttgttccaaaaaccaaaACAACCAAACCGAACCATGCACACTCTTAAATGAATCTTCTCAGTTTTTCTATATAGTTTACAAAAACATACCCTTTCTCCAATACGTGGATCTTTAGACAACCTCTCTATTTCTTCTTTGTCCTCTTGGGTAAGTTTATACGCTGAAAATAAGTCTTGTTTCTTCGTAACATGGTTTGCTTCAATCACTGTGGCGAAAACAGGGAATCCATTTTTGGTGttcagtgacaaatcaaagttgTTGGTGTAGATTCCCGTAACCTCCTGTGAATAAAAagggaaaaaaaacaaaaaaaaaatattaagatGTTTACTGGTACGATAAAAGAATCTGAAAAACATTAAGACAGGAACAACTAAAAAGAGTATTACAATCTCTTCCCCAGGGCGAGCACAATCAATCAGATCATTCAAAAGTATCACTTCTTTGTATCGTGGCAATCTGCCAGCTGGAACAATGCCAGGGCTTTCTTGAAGGGTAAGCTTTTGATAATTCCGATATATAGTCTGCCACAAGAAGAGTATAAATGTATAATACAAGAATAAGATCATTTTCTGTGTTAGCAAAgtaaaacaataaatataagtCACCTGCTCAATGTTGACTGTAAACGGTCCCTTTGACTGGCACTCCGGGCAGGAGCCAACTTTCACCTCCGAATATGAATTTTGGAAAAAGGGTCCCAAGACGGCCCCACACTTGTTACAGTCATATTTCACTTGCTGTAACTGAGGAAAAACTCCAGATCTTCGCGTCACAACACCTCCTACGCGAATCATAGTGTTTAAATGGATTTGCCTGAGATTAAAAAAATCGCAAAATGATTTTCAAAATGCATAAGTATTATATATATCAGTTTATAATAAAGAAAAAAGGTAATACCTTATGTTGCGAATTTGGTCATAAACAGGTAAGTTGGTAACTCTGACATAGATTTTTTGTTGAATCTTTGTGTAATTTGGATTTATATTAAATACAACTTTATTAGCAACTTCCTCCATAACCTCAAGAACAGACTGTGGTGCATCTGCCAGCCAGATGGCAATATTTGGGTGGGTGTATATAAACTGTTTATAGTCGATCTCCAGACTGCACTTGTTGACTGCAAATATGGAATGTTTAATTGAATATAAGTATATAACAATCATTGAACCACATGACCTATTATCCAAAAGAGAGATAAACAAAagaacttgtatatataacaaAAAATAAGACTCTTTACCTGCAATCATTTCCCTTATTTGTGTAAGATAATCATGATCATGGGTCTTTGGGTTTTCATAAGTGAGTAAGAATTCCTTGAACTTCTTAGCAATAAAACGACGCACTTCATCTCTAGTAACCCACTCCCTTAGGGTTCCCTGAACACGATACATCTCGAACTCACCTTCATCGTTATCATCATCCTACAAAAAATAGTGCCAAAAAACAAATTATATGATGTGATGCTGCAGCTTGATGAATGAAATACACAGTGTGAAATAAGATTAAAGTGTGTACATCAAACATATCATCATCTGTCTGATCAGTAGTGGGTGGGTCATCACCacctccaccgccgccaccaccactgcTAAATGCTGGACTAGGAGGAGGTCTAAAATCAGCTCTAGTCCTCTTTGAAGGACGAATGCTTTCATCATCTGTGTCTGTGAGCATAGATATGAAAACACAGCTTAATCATACATTTAACAATATAAAGAGCGGGCTTACAGATGGGATAGATGACACAACTAGCAACACAAGGTTTATACATGCAATCCAAACCGAACAAGACGATATGATAGACCAACGGTATATCAGAATTGTAATAAAAGATACATTTCTATATGAAAACTGGAGTTTCCTTGCACAAGACAATACTGTATCAAACAATATAAAATACAACTAAAGAGCATACTGAACTTTCAAAGCAAGTTTGACAGGTAATAAGTAATATAATACCACCTAAATAAAAACCAGCAAATAGTCAAACTAAGCTACACGTAATATACAATAAGTTACAGGTATAGCTATAAACCATGTTAATTATACTTCATTACTCTTTCTGCCACCACTTaacaaacataaagaacaaaTTAACATGCTACCcagtaaaaaatatatttttatataaatggtaCAATTAACGTTATactaaaaaccaaatacagtgcCACCAACACAAGCATCCTTAGTCAAAACCAAACTACAATTAATATACAATAAGTGGTAGGCGTAGCCAGTGTTGTAAAGATCGAGATTAATCGGTAGTTAATCGACTAACTTCACCTAGTTGGGCCAAACATCAGTAATCAGTCAAAGCCAGTCAAAACATGTCATCAAAATCCAATCCTATCAAATTCATAAGTTTGAAAAACTACATATAAAATTCCAACCAAATGCTTTTGAATCATTCTAGCAACGCCTAACTGCTCCAGTTTCCACAAAATATCCAGAAAAAAACATTGTAACAGTAACACAAAGAACAAGTAACCACAGGCATCTAAATAACAGTAAACACTTcaacaataaaaaataaataaaaacaaatgaaCACAAAAAGTCGATAATCAACAGACCTTGATCATGAAGCAGATGAGGTAGCTTCCGTTGAGAAGCAACGCCGTCTCTAGCATCAAGTTCCATCTCTGCAGCCCTACGATCAGCCATAATCTGATCCAGATCTCTCTCGTCCTCAAGCGATTCATCCAATCCAACCGATTCATACTGATCGTGCTCTTCCATCCTCCGGTAATCACTGCATCATAAAAACAGTTtattacaagtgtttgtgtgagtgtgtgtagatatatgtaaataagagtttaAAAGAACTTTGAATGTGAAATCGATAGATAACTGACAACTTACTTGATGTAATTATCGTCGTACAGGTCTTCGCCTTCACCTTCACCTTCTTCATCACCGATATCTTCTGGTTCGTCAGGGATGATATCCGGATCGACAGCGGCTTCATCGTCGTCGTAATCTGAGTAGTTTTCCGACGTACGGCTGTTGAACGGAAGCTGATCTGTGTTGAATCCAGCAGAGGTAGGAGAATCTGG
The Helianthus annuus cultivar XRQ/B chromosome 6, HanXRQr2.0-SUNRISE, whole genome shotgun sequence genome window above contains:
- the LOC110865207 gene encoding DNA replication licensing factor MCM2; its protein translation is MAGGNTGGENRPNESPSSSDHGGNLNSSQFNGNPPSTPDSPTSAGFNTDQLPFNSRTSENYSDYDDDEAAVDPDIIPDEPEDIGDEEGEGEGEDLYDDNYINDYRRMEEHDQYESVGLDESLEDERDLDQIMADRRAAEMELDARDGVASQRKLPHLLHDQDTDDESIRPSKRTRADFRPPPSPAFSSGGGGGGGGDDPPTTDQTDDDMFDDDDNDEGEFEMYRVQGTLREWVTRDEVRRFIAKKFKEFLLTYENPKTHDHDYLTQIREMIAVNKCSLEIDYKQFIYTHPNIAIWLADAPQSVLEVMEEVANKVVFNINPNYTKIQQKIYVRVTNLPVYDQIRNIRQIHLNTMIRVGGVVTRRSGVFPQLQQVKYDCNKCGAVLGPFFQNSYSEVKVGSCPECQSKGPFTVNIEQTIYRNYQKLTLQESPGIVPAGRLPRYKEVILLNDLIDCARPGEEIEVTGIYTNNFDLSLNTKNGFPVFATVIEANHVTKKQDLFSAYKLTQEDKEEIERLSKDPRIGERIVKSIAPSIYGHEDIKTAIALAMFGGQEKNVNGKHRLRGDINVLLLGDPGTAKSQFLKYVEKTGQRAVYTTGKGASAVGLTAAVHKDPVTREWTLEGGALVLADKGICLIDEFDKMNDQDRVSIHEAMEQQSISISKAGIVTSLQARCSVIAAANPIGGRYDSSKNFSQNVELTDPIVSRFDVLCVVKDVVDPVMDEMLATFVVDSHFKSKPKGANLDDKSVNNSQEDIHDTAMLADPEILSQDMLKKYITYAKLNVFPRLHDADLDKLTTVYAELRRESSHGQGVPIAVRHIESMIRMSEAHARMHLRQHVTQEDVDMAIRVLLDSFISTQKFGVQKALQKSFKKYMTFKKDFNGIVLHLLNQLVKEALRLEEIVSGSRRDVTHVDVKVADLQNRALDYEITDLKEFFTSTDFERGNFELDEERGVIRHLLVR